One Paenibacillus sp. SYP-B4298 genomic window, CACCCTATGCTTGCTGCATTCTTCATATTCCATGATTCATGCTTAGTGCTGACAAAATCGTCGCCCAAGCTGCCTATCCTTCCACACGGTAGACGCTCTTCACTTGCCGGATGACATCCAGCGATTCAAATGCCCCCAGCACCTTGTTCATCGCCGCCTTATTCGCATCATGAGTAATGACGATAATCTCCGCCTCGGGATTCGACGGATTAGGCTGCTGCAGCACCGACTCCAGACTCACCTCATATTCGGCAAAAACCTGCGTGATGCGAGCCAGCACGCCAGCGCGATCCTCAACGTCAAGCAACAGAAAATACTTGCTTACGATCTGCTCATCGCGTTTCAGCTTCTTCTCCTTGTAGGCTCTTGCTGCCTGACGGCCATTCACGCCGAGCCGCATATTCTGCACCACAGCAGCCAGGTCAGCGACGATCGAGGTTGCCGTAGGCAGCTCGCCCGCTCCTGGGCCATAGAACATCGTCTCGCCTACAGCCTCACCATAGACGTATACGGCATTGAATACGCCATTGACCGAGGCGATCGGATGGCTCTGCTTCACCATCGTCGGCTCCACCGTCACGCTAATATAGTCATCCTGGCTCTCGGCGATGCCCAGCAGCTTCAGCTCATACCCCAGACGCTTGGCATAGGCGATATCCTCGCTGCTGACCGCCGAGATGCCCTTGGTGCTTACGTCCTCCAGCGCTACGTTGGTGCGGAAGCCTAAGGTCGACAGGATCGTCATCTTGCGCGCGGCATCCAGTCCCTCTACATCCGAGGTCGGATCGGCCTCGGCATAGCCTAGCTGCTGCGCC contains:
- a CDS encoding homoserine dehydrogenase, coding for MKPVKVGLLGLGTVGTGVVRIVEGHQEDLRSRTGSPIVIEKILVQNRSKARSIAIHPDKLTEDPYDIIHNPDIDVVVEVMGGIDHTKGYILEALARGKHVVTANKDLMALHGPELLLRAEENGCDVLYEASVAGGIPIIRTLIDGFSSDRITKIMGIVNGTTNYILSKMSQEGASYQAVLKEAQQLGYAEADPTSDVEGLDAARKMTILSTLGFRTNVALEDVSTKGISAVSSEDIAYAKRLGYELKLLGIAESQDDYISVTVEPTMVKQSHPIASVNGVFNAVYVYGEAVGETMFYGPGAGELPTATSIVADLAAVVQNMRLGVNGRQAARAYKEKKLKRDEQIVSKYFLLLDVEDRAGVLARITQVFAEYEVSLESVLQQPNPSNPEAEIIVITHDANKAAMNKVLGAFESLDVIRQVKSVYRVEG